The DNA window AGAACATTTCATACAAACCCACAGTACCAATCCTTTGCTCACTACCGAAAGTATTAACAGGGGAATTGAGATGTATTTTGCTAATCTTGACAAGCATGATTCTGTTTTCTCGGTAACCCGCCTTCAAACACGTTTGTATTGGAAAGATGGATCGGCCATCAACCACAACCCCGCGGAATTGCTGCGTACCCAGGACTTGCCACCGGTTTATGAAGAGAACTCCTGCTTTTATATTTTCTCAAAGAAATCGTTTGTATCAGCCGCCAATAAACGAATCGGACTCCGCCCATTAATGACTGAACTTGACAAGCTTGAGGCTGTTGATATTGATGAGCCCGCTGATTTTATTATGGCTGAAACGCTCTATAAGCTTAAAAGAGCAAATGAAATTTAGCCTTGGCTCTTCCTGGATAATGAGAGCTTACCGTTGGTTTGCTTTTAAATCCTTCTATTTTATTAAGAACCGTCAGCACTCACCCATTAATGCTATCGGATCAGAGAAAAAAATACTTGTTTATCCAGCAATCGTTAGCAGGGATTTACTTGCTGATATTTTCAAAAGACTAAGCATTGCTTTTCCACGAAGTAATGGTTTTCGTTTTTTCTTTATTGTTAACGATGATACTTTTAAAAGTGTCAGCAATGATGTTTTTCAAAACATAAAAAATACTGGCCATCACATTGATTTACTTCAATTTCAGACCCTAAAAGTCAATGATCGTTTTACTTTCAGAGAGTTTCATCTGATTCTTTGTCACCAGGCTACTTCATTAATACCACTTATCAGGCATTTCAGCCGTACCGAAATTATTGACAGTCGCTTTTTTTCTCACACGGAAAGTCTCACATACCAACGGTCGTACTTCAAACTTTTACCTCATGACCGAAAACAACATTTGAGAGACAGATCAATTAATAATTTCCGGACACTGTGTAATAAATTGAAAAATAAAAGAGTAGGTTATTGCCTGCTCACCGGGCCTTCGGTCAATAATGTTAAAAGTCTGCCTGTTCCGGATGATGCCATCAAAATTATATGTAACAGTCTTGTGAAAAACACTGCTCTGCTTGAACACTTGAATGGGCCTGATATTATCACATTTGCTGATCCGGTTTTTCATTTCGGTGCATCTGATTACGCCTTTGCATTTCGAAGCAGTATGATTGAAGTGGTCAGAAAATATCACTCTTTCGTTGTAGTACCCGAATTCACTCTACCACTCATATTGTCGTGGTTTCCCGAATTGGAAAATTATGTAATTGGTATTGAAACAGTTGAAGGGGACTTTTGCCTTCCGGCTTCTGACCGTCTAAGTGTTAAAGCAACTGATAACATCTTGACTATGCTTATGTTGCCTCTGGCAGCCACCTTCTCTGATGAAATCTACATCGCAGGCGCTGATGGCAGAGAAGAGAAAGAAACCTATTTCTGGAAATTTAATCCCGAATCTCAGTTTGACAAGGAAATGAAGTCTGTGTTCAAATGGCATCCCTCGTTTTTCAGAGACCGGAACTACAATAAATATTATCATGCACATATCCACCAGCTCGAAGAGCAGATTAAATGGCTGGAAGATAAGGGAAAAAGCATACAGTCACTTACATCATCTATGATCCCGGCATTGGCAAAACGAACTAATATTTATAAAACATGAATCTTAAAGAACGACTTAAACGCAATGAATTAACTCTCGGATCCTGGCTAACCATCGGGCACCAGAGTATTGCCGAAATTATGACTCAAACTGCTTTCGATTGGCTGGTTATTGACATGGAGCATTCCGTAATTGAGTTTGAAAAAATGCAGGAACTTGTGGCTGTGATTCAGTCAAACCATAAAGCAGCATTGGTCAGGGTAGGAAAAAATGATGAACTGATTATCAAAAGAGTGATGGACGCCGGTGCAACTGGCGTTATAGTTCCTATGGTAAACTCACTGGAACAAGCTAAGGATGCGGTAAGTTATGTCAAGTACCCACCACTGGGAAGGAGGGGGGTTGGTCTGGCCCGTGCACAAAAATATGGTACCGCCTTCGGCGAATACAAGGAATGGTTAAACCGCGAATCAGTGGTGGTTGCCCAGATTGAGCATATAGATGCTGTGAATGCCATTGAGCAAATCATCACGCTTGATGATATTGACGCATATATCATCGGGCCTTACGATCTCTCTGCTTCCATGGGTTTTCCCGGAGAATATCACCGCCAGGATGTCAAAGATGCCATCAGCCATGTGCTGGAAGTCTGCAAAAAACATAACAAACCATCTGGTTTTCATGTCATTCATCCTGATGCTTCTCTGGTAAATGAAAAAATCAGCGAAGGATGTACATTCATAGCCTTTAGTATTGACTTCTTTTTCCTGGGAAACAAGATCAAAGAAGAATTTGTTAAAATAAATCTTAAAGACTGATCATTATGCAAAAAAGAGTTATTGTCTTTGGTGGTTCTGGTTTCCTTGGTGGTTATGTTGTGAACGAACTTATCAAACGTAATTACCATGTTACAGTTGCCGATCTTAAGCGCTCACCTCACATATCTCCCTCAGTTTTTGTTGAATGTGATATACTTGATGCAGAACGGGTTAATGCTGTTGTTTCAAGTAATACTGATTTCATATACAATTTTGCTGGTTTCGCTAACCTCGACAAGGCAATTGAATTTCCTGTGAAAACCTTACAGCTCAATGTAATAGGCAATGCCAACATACTTGAAGCAGCAAGAAAAATAAGATTGGAAAGATACGTTTTTGCAAGCAGCAGTTATGCTTTAAGCGACAAAGGCTCTTTTTACGGTATAAGTAAATTAGCCTCAGAAAAAGTAATTGATGAATATTTTAAGCGTTACGGTTTAAAATACTCAATAATAAGATATGGGTCAGTTTACAGTGAGCTTGAATTCGACAATAATTATATCTTTAACCTGATCCGAAAAGCTATTTTAACAAATAAAATTGAGCACGATGGCGATGGGGAAGAGGTACGCGAATACATTCATGCCTCAGATGCTTCAGTGCTTTCGGTTAATATCATTGAAGATGATAAATATGAAAACGAACACCTGATCCTCACCGGATTTGAACGTATGAAACGTAGTGAGCTTTTTGAGATGATCAAAGAAATTCTAAATACCGACCTTGAAATTATCCTCAAAAAGAATGGATACAAGCATCACTACAAACTAAGTCCATACTCCTTTCATCCCCTTGCCAGCAAAAAGCTTATTTCTAACCCATTTATTGATATGGGGCAAGGCATCCTCGAATGCATAAAAGAAGTAAAGCGCTCAATGGAAAAGGAATAGTCTAAATTATCCAGCTTTGCTATCTTATCGTCTCAAACCTCTAACTTCCAACATCACCCCCTATGCAAATAAAAACCATTCTTTTTGACTTCGATGGCGTAATTGCCGATTCACTGGACGTGAAATCCGAGGCCTTTTATCAGATGTATCTTCCTTATGGTGAAGAGATCGCCCGGCAGGTCAGGCAGCATCACCTGGACAATGGCGGTATGTCGAGATTTGAAAAATTCAGGCTGTACCATAAACAGCACCTGGATAAAGACATTACGCAGGAGGAAGTCATGAGCCTGGCCGCCCGGTTTTCGGAATTGGTAGTGCAGGGTGTAATTGATGCTCCTTATGTAAATGGCGTAATTGATTTCATCTCAACCAGTCATACGCTCATGAATTTTTTTATCATCACCGGAACGCCCACTGAAGAGATGAAGGAAATTGCCGAAGCAAGGGGAATCAGGCAATACTTCAAAGATATTTTTGGCTCGCCCGAATCCAAAGGACACTGGGTAAAACATATCCTGGGCAAATATGGATACCAGGCTGGCGAATGTATATTTATCGGCGATGCTTTATCGGATTACAAAGCTGCTACCGAAAACAATATCCGCTTCATTCTCAGGCAGCACAGCGACAACCTGGAATTATTTGCCGGAAAAGAACTTATCCGCATCAACGATTTCAACAATTTCAACTCACTCATTAACACCTAGTAAATAAGCATGAAAATTCTACTCACCAGCACTTCATTCCAGGACAGCCCGGGAAGGCACCACCAAATGCTTGCTGATACCGGCTTTGATATTGACAAGCTCAGAGGCCCCCTGCCCGAAAGAGACCTGCTCGACATCATTCATCTATATGATGGTGTTATTTGCAGCGATGATCAATACACTGAAGAGGTCATCAAGCGGGGCGCAGAAGGTAAGCTCAGGATCATTTCAAAATATGGCGTTGGACTGGATTCCATCAACCTGGAAGCTGCCAGGAAATATGGAGTGAAGGTAACCAACTGCCCCGATGTGAACCAGATAACTGTGGCTGAGCATGTATTTGCACTCTTGCTGACCTTCTTCCGCAATGTGCATCACGAATACAATGCCACTACCATGCAGGGCAACTGGATACGCACCATCGGGCATGATTTATATGGCAAACACCTGGGAATCGTCGGGCTGGGCCGGATTGGGAAAGAGTTGGCCAGGAGGGCTGTGGCCTTCGGATTAAAAGTGTCGGCTTACGATCCTTTTATAGATGAAGATTTTATTACAACGCATGGCATATC is part of the Bacteroidales bacterium genome and encodes:
- a CDS encoding acylneuraminate cytidylyltransferase family protein yields the protein MKAHSERVPNKNMRLLHGKPLYHAVAEALSQSPYIDEILINTDSTKIAEDSARYFPKIRIIDRPVSLQGDFVPMNDIIAYDLSQSQTEHFIQTHSTNPLLTTESINRGIEMYFANLDKHDSVFSVTRLQTRLYWKDGSAINHNPAELLRTQDLPPVYEENSCFYIFSKKSFVSAANKRIGLRPLMTELDKLEAVDIDEPADFIMAETLYKLKRANEI
- a CDS encoding 2,4-dihydroxyhept-2-ene-1,7-dioic acid aldolase yields the protein MNLKERLKRNELTLGSWLTIGHQSIAEIMTQTAFDWLVIDMEHSVIEFEKMQELVAVIQSNHKAALVRVGKNDELIIKRVMDAGATGVIVPMVNSLEQAKDAVSYVKYPPLGRRGVGLARAQKYGTAFGEYKEWLNRESVVVAQIEHIDAVNAIEQIITLDDIDAYIIGPYDLSASMGFPGEYHRQDVKDAISHVLEVCKKHNKPSGFHVIHPDASLVNEKISEGCTFIAFSIDFFFLGNKIKEEFVKINLKD
- a CDS encoding NAD(P)-dependent oxidoreductase — encoded protein: MQKRVIVFGGSGFLGGYVVNELIKRNYHVTVADLKRSPHISPSVFVECDILDAERVNAVVSSNTDFIYNFAGFANLDKAIEFPVKTLQLNVIGNANILEAARKIRLERYVFASSSYALSDKGSFYGISKLASEKVIDEYFKRYGLKYSIIRYGSVYSELEFDNNYIFNLIRKAILTNKIEHDGDGEEVREYIHASDASVLSVNIIEDDKYENEHLILTGFERMKRSELFEMIKEILNTDLEIILKKNGYKHHYKLSPYSFHPLASKKLISNPFIDMGQGILECIKEVKRSMEKE
- a CDS encoding HAD family hydrolase is translated as MQIKTILFDFDGVIADSLDVKSEAFYQMYLPYGEEIARQVRQHHLDNGGMSRFEKFRLYHKQHLDKDITQEEVMSLAARFSELVVQGVIDAPYVNGVIDFISTSHTLMNFFIITGTPTEEMKEIAEARGIRQYFKDIFGSPESKGHWVKHILGKYGYQAGECIFIGDALSDYKAATENNIRFILRQHSDNLELFAGKELIRINDFNNFNSLINT
- a CDS encoding phosphoglycerate dehydrogenase, encoding MKILLTSTSFQDSPGRHHQMLADTGFDIDKLRGPLPERDLLDIIHLYDGVICSDDQYTEEVIKRGAEGKLRIISKYGVGLDSINLEAARKYGVKVTNCPDVNQITVAEHVFALLLTFFRNVHHEYNATTMQGNWIRTIGHDLYGKHLGIVGLGRIGKELARRAVAFGLKVSAYDPFIDEDFITTHGISRFNELAEMTTACDIISLHLPLKKETEKIISAGIISNHIKKGLYLVNTSRAKLVDREALIAALKSGSIAGYLTDVSEVEPIDKDHPLIGMDNVIITSHVGSRTYENIERQGVMAVENLLATLQL